Proteins encoded together in one Tripterygium wilfordii isolate XIE 37 chromosome 14, ASM1340144v1, whole genome shotgun sequence window:
- the LOC120014339 gene encoding probable NAD(P)H dehydrogenase (quinone) FQR1-like 2 — translation MGKGGGCVPSKKKQPSGASKDPQHSTSNAPIPHDDRSDAANAATDSAATPTVISKLKIFIVFYSMYGHVESLARRMKKGVDGVDGIEAVLYRVPETLSSEVLEQMKAPPKDSAIPEITAAELVEADGVLFGFPTRYGCMAGQMKAFFDSTGQLWKEQKLAGKPAGFFVSTGTQGGGQETTAWTAITQLAHHGMLFVPIGYTFGAGMFKMDSIRGGSPYGAGVFAGDGLREASETELSLAEHQGQYMAAVVKRLAQQP, via the exons ATGGGGAAAGGCGGTGGCTGCGTCCCGAGCAAGAAGAAACAACCCTCAGGAGCTTCCAAGGACCCCCAACACAGCACCAGCAACGCCCCGATCCCTCACGATGACCGTTCCGATGCAGCGAATGCTGCCACTGATTCAGCAGCTACGCCAACGGTAATTTCGAAATTGAAGATATTTATCGTGTTCTACTCGATGTACGGTCACGTGGAAAGCCTGGCCAGGAGGATGAAGAAAGGCGTGGACGGCGTGGACGGGATTGAGGCAGTGCTGTACCGTGTTCCGGAGACGCTTTCAAGCGAGGTCCTGGAGCAAATGAAGGCTCCGCCTAAGGACTCTGCGATTCCGGAGATTACGGCGGCAGAGCTGGTGGAGGCTGACGGTGTCCTGTTTGGGTTCCCGACAAGGTATGGGTGCATGGCGGGACAGATGAAGGCGTTTTTCGACTCCACTGGGCAGCTGTGGAAGGAGCAGAAGCTGGCCGGAAAGCCGGCTGGGTTCTTTGTCAGTACTGGCACGCAAGGAGGTGGCCAAGAGACCACTGC TTGGACAGCAATCACCCAGTTGGCTCATCATGGAATGCTATTTGTTCCCATTGGCTACACCTTTGGTGCTGGTATGTTTAAGATGGACTCCATAAGAGGGGGATCTCCGTATGGTGCTGGTGTTTTTGCTGGTGATGGCTTGAGAGAGGCAAGTGAAACAGAGCTGTCATTGGCAGAACATCAGGGCCAATATATGGCTGCAGTTGTGAAGAGGCTAGCCCAGCAGCCTTGA
- the LOC120015558 gene encoding homeobox-leucine zipper protein ATHB-40-like yields the protein MTNTMNHQKIDHDHMVLISQLYPGVYTPMIPQQGEPKPKRRRKKNKGGENGSGVAKKRKLSAEQADLLEQNFGNEHKLESERKDKLALDLGLEPRQVAVWFQNRRARWKNKKLEEEYSKLKSSHEGDMVEKCRLESEVLKLKEQLSEAKKEIQRLSERAEGVSSSHSPSSSLTMEAMDPPFLGEFGVVETYDDVFFVPESNYGPGTEWMNLFM from the exons atgaCAAACACCATGAACCATCAAAAGATTGATCATGATCACATGGTACTCATCTCCCAACTATATCCAGGTGTATACACACCAATGATTCCACAACAAG GGGAACCGAAGCCGAAgcggagaagaaagaagaacaaaggAGGAGAGAATGGGAGTGGTGTAGCAAAGAAGAGGAAGCTTAGTGCGGAACAAGCTGATCTACTTGAACAAAACTTTGGGAACGAACACAAATTGGAGTCAGAGAGAAAGGACAAGCTAGCCTTGGACCTCGGGCTCGAACCTCGTCAGGTCGCGGTTTGGTTCCAGAACCGACGCGCTCGTTGGAAGAACAAGAAGCTTGAGGAGGAGTACAGTAAGTTGAAGTCTTCGCATGAAGGCGACATGGTCGAGAAATGTCGCCTGGAATCTGAG GTATTGAAACTGAAGGAGCAACTCTCTGAAGCAAAGAAGGAGATCCAACGGCTCTCAGAGCGCGCTGAAGGGGTTTCGAGCAGTCATAGTCCGAGTTCGTCACTGACAATGGAAGCCATGGATCCACCATTTCTTGGAGAATTTGGAGTAGTAGAAACATATGATGATGTCTTCTTTGTACCAGAAAGCAACTACGGTCCAGGAACGGAATGGATGAATCTTTTTATGTAA